DNA from Brassica napus cultivar Da-Ae chromosome C4, Da-Ae, whole genome shotgun sequence:
AAACGAGAATACGCTGGCGACGATTCTCTCGGTCAATCCGTCCGGTATTTTTTTCTTACGGGCTGTTTGTTTCACCATCCAAAAGGAGTCATTTGGATTGTTTCACCATCCAAAAGGAATCATTTGGATGGAGACaagaattttgtttgtttaggcaTTAATAAAACAAGTCATCTCAATAGATTATCAGGATGAGTTTTCaaaatttaggcttaattttgaaaatcaacTGGCTGATCCAAATTGAACCGTCTAGATGGTTCCGTCAAAATGGTATAATATCTATTATACCCCTGAtataattcacaaattacaaacctaaatctaatatCATTTTGTCACTTATGAAAAAtgacaaaaccacaaaaacgtatttttctgtcaaaacctaaaaacacattttcccgtcaaaaccacaaaaacacatttttccgtcaaaatcgcaaaaacgcaTGTTTTCCCGCTAAAGccgcaaaaacacatttttccgccaaaactgaaaagtcttgttttcccgctaaaaccagAAAATCACCTTCCCttcgttttcccgcaaaaacagAAAATCCCATTTTCCCACCAAACCAGAAATCTCattttttccgcaaaaaccgaaaatcttattttcccaccaaaaccaaaaaaacttgtttttccgccaaaactgaaaaatctcATTTTCCCACCTAACGGGAAAACCGGAAATCGCGTTTTCTTGACCAAAACCAGAAAATCGCAATTTCCGTCGAAAAAGAAAAATCACGATTTCCGTCGAAAACGAAAAATCGCGTTATCCacaaaaaaatgcaaaactaattttggatatatttatttgaatattttaatcagtttattattaatcatgttttagtttgaaatttcaaagttttttaaagtatatgtttatcaaactttttgtttattagaagtTATTATTGTAgttaatttttaatacaaatctaaataaaaatttataaatttatgtgaaataataatttatgaatttcaaaatgctaattataaaataatttcagtctaaatatattttagactaaataataaaatttaatatagttaaaattaacatcaaacatatgattaaaataaaacaagagtattttagtaatttatttacTACTCATCTGGATGAAAATGtagataaagaaacaaacataagattcatttagatgattcatctagatgaaccatttggatggacaaacaaacagtCCCACAAAATTTGGATGGATCATTTGGATGGATCATCTAAATGGAATTGGATCATCTAAATGGATCAGCTGGATGGAGATGATAGATGGTGAAACAAACCGCCCTTACTTTACTTCAGAAGCAAGCAAGTTTTGTAAAACATTACAAATATTTGAAtaggatttatatttatttcagGTATCCTAAAGATGCATATGATCGTGAATGGAATCCAAGAAGCAATTCTGggtttaattttataaacacaAGCCTCAGTGTAAACTCTTCTGCTCCTTATGAGCTACCACGAGATGTAATTTCAAAGGCAGTCGTTAACAAAAACGTCACtgaaaatttatctttttattggAGTGTTGATAACCGTGACTATCATGCACTCATCTACCTTCATTTCGCTGAGATACAAACACTTCAAGGCAACGACACAAGAGAATTCGACATTGTGTGGAAGGGAAACGACCAAAACATTACAGTTTCATCTTATCGCCCTCCGAAGTTACAGCTAGAGACTCTATACAACACACCCCCTTTGAAATGTATGTATAGTACTCAATGTACAGTGGAGCTTGTTACGACTCAGAGCTCAACCCTCCCACCAATGATTAATGCTATGGAAGCTTACATCATTATGCCGTTCCCAGACGCAGGAACTAATCCAGAGGATGGTTAGTCAACTCAATCATCATTAGTATCGATTTCATGCACGTGGTATTAACATTTATGTTTGTGTATAtcaattttggttttatttttagcTGTGGCGGTCCAGAATGTTAAAGATACTTATGAGCTGAATAGAATTGATTGGCAAGGAGATCCATGCGTTCCTCGACAGTTTAAATGGGAGGGCGTAAATTGCAGCTACACAAATGCTTCTGTTCCGCAAAGAATCATATATCATTGTAGGATTATACAATCacaaattaaactatatattttgtaaagttTAACACCTGAaaatgtgtgtgtttatattaCCAGAGAGTACTTATCATCGAGTGGACTAAACGGCGTCATAGCATCTAGCATACAAAACCTAACCTATCTACAAGAACTGTGAGTTcatagtatgtttttttttttgaacctaTTAGATTGCTTCTTAACTTTTTTATCTTCATCAAATACTAGGGATTTGTCGAATAACAATCTATCTGGAGGAGTGCCAGAGTTTTTAGCCAACATGGAGTCATTGTTGATCATGTGAGTATATATATTTCTTGGAAAGCAATGTAACACATTTTCACCAAATATATGTGTGAATGATTTCTATATAATAATGTTCTCTGTTTCGACAGAAACTTAGGTTGGAATAGCTTAGCCGGTCCAATTCCTCAAGCCCTTCGCGATAGAGAAAAGAAAggcctgaaattgacgtaattAAGCTTCTccctaaaaaattaatattttcctaacaatttttgtatatttagtAACGTTCTTGTTCTATAGTACTCAAGGAAATCCAAATCTTTGTCTCTCCGGCTCATGCAATAATAACAAGAAAGTCTTAGTACCAGTTATCGCATCGGTTGCTTCAGTCCTGGTTCTTATCGCCTTGCTGGttctcttttatattttcagaaAGAAAAGACCCCTATCAGAAGGTAAATAGACAAACAGAATCATCCATGAAGAAGCATACACagacttaataaaatattaggtTTCATTGTATATGATAATGGCATTGCTTATGATCTCGCATGTACAGGCACAGCTGGTACACGAGAGTTACCAAGAAAGTCATCAATCTTTTCCAAAAAGAAAAGGTTCACTTATTCAGAAGTAGTAGAACTTACGGACAACTTCAAAAGAGTTCTAGGAGAAGGAGGATTTGGAGTTGTCTACCACGGTTCTTTGAGTGATACCGAACCCGTAGCTGTTAAAGTTCTCTCGGAGTCATCAGTTGAAGGTTATAAGGAATTTAAGGCAGAGGTACTTTAACGTTATTCCACTTGTTTGATCaagaaaactttttttaagtCGTATTGAGAGTTTCAAAAGGTGGAGCTTCTTCTAAGAGTTCATCACCTAAACTTGGTAAGCCTTGTTGGTTACTGTGATGAAGGAGGTCACTTGGCACTTATCTATGAGAACATGGAAAATGGAAACCTTAAACAACATTTATCAGGTAACTAATCACTTATACAAACCGTGTCTTTATTAGTCTATGAATCAATAAGTCTTCAATATTTAAGGATTTAATTAGCATTTTCATTTACAGTACAATCTGCTGGATCTACTTTGAAATGGGCTAGTAGACTAAAAATAGCTGTGGAGGCAGCACAAGGTTAATTCTTGCTAACATAACAATTTTAGTTGCCCTTTTTATAACATTGCAAAGATCATATATCTCTCAACTTTAAGATCTTACCAAATTTTGTGTCAAAATAGGTTTAGAATACTTGCATGTGGCATGCGAGCCGCCAATGGTTCATAGAGatgtaaaaagtaaaaatatactattagaCGATCGGTTTGACGCCAAACTTGCGGATTTTGGGCTTTCAAGATCATTTTCCGTTGGAGCTGAAACTCAGGTAGCAACAGTAGTGGCAGGAACGTCGGGATATCTTGATCCGGCGTAAGTTCTCTCCAATACATAGAAAACTAATGTAACTTAAAACTTTTTTCAATCATTAAGTTCcataaaatactttatttttcaGATACTACCAAAGAAATAGGTTAAATGAGAAGAGCGATGTCTACAGTTTCGGTATCATACTTATGGAAATCATAACAAACCGATCTGTGATTGAGCGAACTCGAGAAAAAACTCATATAGCAGAATGGCTAAAGGTTCTTATAAGCAGTGGAGATATTGAGAAAATCGTTGACCCAAACCTTGGTCGAGATTATGACTCTAATATAGCCTGGAAGATTCTTGAACTAGCAATATCATGCGTGAGTCATTCTTCATCTGATAGACCAAACAAGTCGAAAGTTGTGAACGTGCTTAAAGAGTGTTTGGTCTCTGAGAATTTGAGGACAAGAGGAGAGATTCAAGATGATGACTCAAAGAACTTCTTACAATTGACTGTTGATTTCGGGACACAAGTGACCCCTGCTGCACGCTAGGCTGGGACATGAATCGCATCTGTTATCTTGTTATGTtgtatttctttaatttttgtttgtgtatGTTTCTTTTTCAGATTGGTCTGAATCTCTggtttgttttttcttgttctttgaCTTGTCTTCGTTTTATTTGAGCGAGTAGTCTTCTTTACACATTGATATTTACGTTTATACAACTTAATGATCatggtttgttttcttttggggttttatttttaaaagatagaCAATGCAATTAAACACGTTTTAGTATTAATATCGTATCCTtattctttatcttttttttaacacatattTCATTTAAACTTAAAGAGTTAGTTGGGATTAATAATAACTCAATCAACCACCAAAGTTCCACCTGCAATCAAAACAGATTTTGCTAACATATTGGCTTGACCATTCCTCTTACGAGGGATCCAAGCAAAGGAGACAAACTCGAAAATAGacacaaaagataaaatgtcTGACACCACTCCATAGAGCTCCGGTATACAAGCCCCAGAGCTGACAGCCTTGATCACAAGCGCATAGTCCGATTCAAAGCACAGCATCCTCCGTTCCTCTTCTACTCCTGTCCGGACAGCTTCCAACAACGCTAGTCTTTCTGCCATTAGAGCTGACAACACATGGGTTACTTGTTGAATAATGCGTTGAATCTGTTGGGCCTTAGTCTTTTTTAGGCCCACTAGTGCTAGGGTTTTCTGGGAcacaactatatatatcttatgtCTCCTCTAAACCTAGTTAGCAGCCGTAGAGAAACTAGATCTGATCTTCTTGTAGACAGAACTCTGTAATTCCTCCATCAATAAAATCTCTCTTTGCCCGTGGACGTAGCCTTTAggggtgaaccacgttaaatctcTGTGTCTTTCTTTATTGTTTATCCATCTGTTAATCTCTATCTTCTCACATCCGTCACAacaaactggtatcagagcttcgggTTGAATCTGGTGAGAAGATGTCTGGGATGAATATGAAGATCGACAAGTTTACTGGAAGGAACAGTTTCAGTCTCTGGCAAATCAAGATGAAGGTGTTGCTGAAGCAACAAGGTCTTTGGGCACCGTTGTCAGGGAAGAAGGTTGAACCTGTTATTACTGAGATGGAGGTTACTGAAGAGAAGGCGTATTCAACAATTTTGCTGTGTCTGGCAGACGAGATCATCATCGAAGTTTCCGGTGTTGTTGCTGCAGCTGATTTGTGGTCGAAGTTAGAGAGTCTATACATGACGAAGTCTCTGACTAAGAAGCTACTTCTGAAACAACGTTTTTTCGCTCTGAGGATGCAAGAAGGtacacaactccaagatcatctTGACAGTCTAAATTCCATCTTGTTGGATCTGAGGAATATTGATGTTAAGGTGGAAGATGAGGATGCGGCACTGATTTTGTTGGTATCACtaccaaactcctatgagaactTTGTTCAGTCATTCATAGGGAGTAAGGATACAATGAGTTTGGAGGAAGTCAGGTCAGCACTTCATAGCAGGGAGTTGCGACACAAGGCATCTGGTTCTGGTACAGACGACCAAGCTTCTGGGTTGTTTGTAGGTGGTGGAAAGAACTTTGGAAAAGGCAAGAAGTCGAAAGACAAAAGGTCATTTTCAAAGGGTCCTAAACCAACTGATATTTGCAATTACTGCAAAGAGAAAGGACATTGGAAATCTGATTgtcctaagaagaagaagcagactGGTTCCGCTGCGGTAGCCGAGAATGAGGCTAAATCTGATGAAGATATTGCGCTGGTTGCTCATGGAAAAACACATCCTAGAGATGTGTGGGTCCTGGACACATGCGCATCTTATCATATGTGTCCAAGGAGAGAATGGTTCTCAGAGTATGAGGCAGTGTCTGATGACAAGATCAAGATGGCTAATGACTTTGCTTGCGATATTGCAGGAATCAATTCTATTAAGCTCATGACACATGATGATAGAGTATGCACGTTGACTGGAGTTAGACATGTTCCAACTATGTCCAAGAACTTGATCTCAGTTAGTCTTTTGGATAGCACAAGTTTCAAGTATTCAAGTGGAGATGGAGTTCTGAGTGTCTATAGAGGTTCAGATGTGATTCTCAGAGGTTTCATTCATGGTACTTTGTATTTGCTGGAAGGTTCTACGGTTTCAAGCTCAACACATATTTCATTTAAACTTAAAGAGTTAGTTGGGATTAATAATAACTCAATCAACCACCAAAGTTCCATCTGCAATCAAAGCAGTGGTGGGAATGGGAGATTGTCTGAGGATTCTCTAAAGTTTGGTGATTGGATAAATGATATGTCACTGATTGATATGGGATTTCATGGCAATCAATTCACATGAAAAAGAGGGAAAACTGAAAGCACATTTGTAGCGAAGAGACTGGATAGAATATTATGTTGTGCCCAGTCTAGACTCAGGTGGCATGAGGCAAGTGTGAGGCATTTACCTTTCTTAGCATCAGACCACACTCCTTTGTATCTACAGCTCACACCGGAGGTTAAGGGTGATGCACGTCGACGTCCATTTCGTTTTGAGGCGGCATGGCTACAACACAATGAGTTTCTAGACTTGCTAACAGCTTCATGGGATCGTGATATTGATACAAGAGAGGCTTTGCAGAGGTTGGAAGTGACACTCCAAAAGTGGAACAGAGAAGTTTTCGGAAATGTCCAAAGAAGGAAAGAGGACTTGTTGATGGAGATTACAGAGATACATGACAAAATTGAGCAAGACCTCTCTGATGAGATCTTGGTAAAGGAGGGAGAGCTATTAAAAGAACTTGAGATCGTCCTCGAGCAAGAAGAAGTGCTCTGGCTCCAAAAGTCGCGGGAGAAGTGGTGTGTGCATGGAGATAGAAATACCAAGTTCTTTCATATGTCGACAATCATTAGGAGAAAGCGAAATCGAGTGGAGATGCTAAAGAAAGATGAAACTCAGTAGGTATCAGATGCAAAAGAACTTGAGAAGCTAACGGtggattatttcagaaaacTATATTCTCTGGAAGACGTGGATACAGACATACAAATGCTAATGGAGAGGATATTTGTGGGGGCTTACAAGACAATAGAAAATGGATCTTGACAAATCGTTTTCTGCGGAGGAAGTAGAGAAAGCGGTGAGAGCTATGAGCAGATTCAAGGCACCAGGTCCGGATGGGTTTCAACCAGTTTTCTATCAGAGGTGCTGGGAGACAGTTGGTGCATCTGTGATCAGGTTTGTCCTTCTTTTCTTTGAGACAAGGAAGTTGCCAGAGAATACTAATGATGCACTCGTGGTGCTAATTCCGAAAGTGACGAAACCTGAGTATATTACTCAGTTTCGACCGATAAGTCTCTGCAACGTGTTGTTTAAAACTATCACGAAGGCCATGGTAGGGAGACTGAAGAGTATTATGCCTAAACTGATTGGTCCTTCTCAGTCTAGTTTTATCCCGGGTAGATTGAGTGCGGATAACATTGTTGTGGTTCAGGAAGTTGTTCATTCGATGAAAAAGAAGCAAGGCCACAAGGGTTGGATGCTGCTGAAACTAGATTTGAAAAAAGCATATGAAAGGCTGCATTGGGATTTTCTAGAAGATACACTAAGGGCTGCTGGTTTGTCTGAGAATTGGGTCAAGAGGATTATGGAATGTGTGTCTGGTCCATCAATGTGTATTTTGTGAAATGGGGAAAAATCTGAGCCGTTTAAGCCATCAAGAGGACTGCGACAAGGTGATCCACTCTCCCCGTACCTGTTTGTCTTATGCATGGAGAGATTATGCCAACTGATTGAGAAAGCAGTGGAGGATAAAAGATGAAAACCGATAAGATTGTCGAGAGGTGGTCCACATCTATCTCACATTTGCTTCGCAGATGATCTAATCCTATTTGCAGAGGCATTGGTCACGCAGATTCGAGTGATCAGGAAAGTGTTGGAGAAGTTTTGTAAAGCCTCTGGTCAGAAAATAAGCCTCCAGAAATCaaagattttcttttctaataaTGTCTCttgaggaagagaagagagaataaGCAAAGAAAGTGGTATTGCATCAACAAAGGAGCTGGGAAAATACTTGGGGATGCCGATACTAcagaaaaaattaataaagatACTTTTGGGGAGGTACTGGAGAAAGTAGCTTCACGGCTAGCAGGATGGAAGAAACAAACATTAAGACTTGCAGGAAGGGTAACATTGACAAAGTCGGTTCTGTCATCAATCCCGGTGCATACGATGAGTACGATTAGCATGCCAGTTGGTATACTGGAGAAGCTTGATAGCCTAGCGACGAGCTTTGTGTGGGGAAGTGGATAACACTTAGTCTCTTGGGATAAAATATGCAAACCGAAGGCGGCTGGAGGTTTGGGGATCAGGGTGTCGAGAGATATGAACAAAGCCTTGTTAGCTAAAGTGGGATGGCGTCTGTTACACGATACTGAGAGCTTATGGGCCAAAGTTTTACGAAGTAAGTACAGTGTGGGGGACATACATGACACAAATTGGATGGTAGGGAGTAGCTCTAGCTCGTCAACATGGAAAAGTGTGGTGATGGGGATAAGAGAAGTGGTTCTTGTGGGCCATAGCTGGATCACTGGTAATGGGAGAAATATCAGGTTCTGGACGGATAGTTGGATAGCAGGCCAACCACTCATGACTGAAGTGATTGCAGGGCTTCCAGAAGGATATGAAGATATAACAGTTAGAGATATGTGGGGGGGGGAAGGTGGAGGTTCGGATTTTGATAGAATTACCCCGTTGGTAACAGCCGAGAGAAGACTAGAGCTTGTGGCAGTAGTAGTGGATACTGTTACTGGAGCAAAGGACCGTTTGGCATGGGGGCAGACTCAGAATGGGCAGTTTACGGTGAAGTCTGCATACGCCTTGCTTACAAGAGATGAGAATCCAAGACCGCAGATGGGGAGTTTCTTTCGATCTATGTGGCGCGTTGTAGCACCTGAGAGAGTTCGAATGTTTCTCTGGCTAGTGGAAAACCAAGCAATCATGACGAATGCAGAGAGACATAGAAGGCACCTGACTGGGACTGACTTATGCCAGGTCTGCAGAGGAGGAATTGAGACTATAATACATGTGTTACGTGATTGTCCTGCGATAAAAGGTATATGGGAGAGATTTGTTCTGAGAACGAGAAGGGATGCTTTCTTCAGAATGCAGTTACTGGAATGGTTATATAAGAACCTATGTGACAACAATGCAGGTGGTGGTATTCTGTGGGCTACTATATTCGCTTTGACTCTATGGTGGGGATGGAAGTGGAGATGTGGAAATGTATTTGGTGATACCCGACTGTGGAGAGATAGAGTCAAGTTCTTACGTGACTTGGCTAAGGGAGTTATAGCAGCGAATAGAGCAGAGAATGCTCACATAAAGGAAAGACATATGGTTGAGATAATGGTGGGATGGAAGCCACCTTGTGTGGGGTGGATGAAACTGAACACGGACGGTGCATCACATGGGAACCCGGGGCCGGCGGCTGCAGGGGGAGCAATGCGAAACGGAGAAGGCGAGTGGTGTGGTGGTTTTACGATTAATATAGGTAGTTGTACGACACCATTAGCGTAGTTATGGGGTGTGTACTATGGTTTAGTGGTTGCTTGGGAGAAAGGGGTGAGAAGGCTGGAGGTAGAGGTCGATTCTATGATGGTGATGGAGTTTCTTACAATAGGGATTGGGGATACTCATCCGCTGTATTTCCTGGTACGCTTGTGCCATGGCTTCTTGACAAGGGACTGGCTGGTCCGATTCGTTCATGTGTATAGGGAAGCAAACCGCTTAGCTGATGGTTTGGCTAACCTTGCATTTTCTCTTCCGTTTGGTTTTCATAGTTTTGTTGTGGCACCGATTGAGGTCGCTGTTTTAGTTCATGAGGATGTTGTTGGAC
Protein-coding regions in this window:
- the LOC125575280 gene encoding probable LRR receptor-like serine/threonine-protein kinase At2g28960; the protein is MVKQTALTLLQKQASFVKHYKYLNRIYIYFRYPKDAYDREWNPRSNSGFNFINTSLSVNSSAPYELPRDVISKAVVNKNVTENLSFYWSVDNRDYHALIYLHFAEIQTLQGNDTREFDIVWKGNDQNITVSSYRPPKLQLETLYNTPPLKCMYSTQCTVELVTTQSSTLPPMINAMEAYIIMPFPDAGTNPEDG
- the LOC106395807 gene encoding probable LRR receptor-like serine/threonine-protein kinase At2g28960 yields the protein MESLLIINLGWNSLAGPIPQALRDREKKGLKLTTQGNPNLCLSGSCNNNKKVLVPVIASVASVLVLIALLVLFYIFRKKRPLSEGTAGTRELPRKSSIFSKKKRFTYSEVVELTDNFKRVLGEGGFGVVYHGSLSDTEPVAVKVLSESSVEGYKEFKAEVELLLRVHHLNLVSLVGYCDEGGHLALIYENMENGNLKQHLSVQSAGSTLKWASRLKIAVEAAQGLEYLHVACEPPMVHRDVKSKNILLDDRFDAKLADFGLSRSFSVGAETQVATVVAGTSGYLDPAYYQRNRLNEKSDVYSFGIILMEIITNRSVIERTREKTHIAEWLKVLISSGDIEKIVDPNLGRDYDSNIAWKILELAISCVSHSSSDRPNKSKVVNVLKECLVSENLRTRGEIQDDDSKNFLQLTVDFGTQVTPAAR